One region of Megalopta genalis isolate 19385.01 chromosome 15, iyMegGena1_principal, whole genome shotgun sequence genomic DNA includes:
- the LOC117221117 gene encoding uncharacterized protein LOC117221117 — protein sequence MSRRTMPPAGLNSCERIRPERPRNPIQRLVWGPGSQFQVGQIGLPEDEGSNPRMALRSLLRLYEGRQYREAASFLAKLPHYTLRATLPDIPVDLLIETLPHSLALLEALYTRLVELNVSDAKVLRVEQVLWKIVHLISVSQDHFRLRIWCKLLVAVGRLAPNARSTLVARRRALERAVEGLGRHGLVPSAQLCNPETGAASNLLPLPVALKEVLETRIDAYKLAVHKIESFGKHARTHKADHGVQAASHQRQLSLKYSEIQQRLIDNQSLLNTLEKVGDPSCLESLLSELKRRVEQDKEALRQWTALRNSTLAGDTKNPPLAARLLQFSRGCELALQLMTQDTNLQVFQLDENLADDYEEESSSSAGYHTDESCSPTPEPVVRISCELLRPEKNFSNAVTSGGDVTAERLAESYAALYSQAHLHTLDALDALEPLKDAPDLKAKILYSVVVLSWRLAGMIQTSRYVEALKVLSGTENAAQTVTPGLEECVKRQLATSGARTGSREVAEQVVSQLERTLYDFPCLRGCDEVKRYAAVCSSLAWACLARAKPLVLDVAQALEFRRQVHVRHHASPNPNGTRIKTVLWPGLREGCQGPCLHRAIVLTT from the exons ATGAGCAGACGAACCATGCCGCCGGCTGGGCTAAACTCCTGCGAGAGGATCAGGCCGGAACGACCGAGGAACCCCATCCAGAGGCTCGTCTGGGGTCCCGGCTCCCAGTTCCAGGTCGGGCAAATCGGCTTGCCCGAGGACGAGGGCTCGAATCCACGGATGGCACTCAGAAG TCTGCTGCGATTGTACGAGGGAAGACAATACCGCGAGGCGGCCAGTTTCCTCGCGAAGCTGCCGCACTACACCCTGAGAGCCACCCTGCCGGACATTCCGGTGGACCTGTTGATCGAAACGCTGCCGCACAGTCTGGCCCTGCTCGAGGCGCTTTACACGAGGCTGGTCGAGCTGAACGTCAGCGACGCGAAGGTGCTGCGTGTCGAGCAGGTGCTCTGGAAGATCGTGCACCTGATCTCCGTCAGCCAGGATCATTTTCGTCTGAGGATCTGGTGCAAGCTGCTGGTGGCGGTCGGCAGATTGGCGCCGAACGCGCGGAGCACGCTGGTCGCGAGGAGAAGGGCGCTGGAGAGGGCCGTGGAGGGCCTCGGCCGGCACGGGCTCGTACCCTCGGCGCAGCTCTGCAACCCCGAGACCGGGGCCGCGTCGAATCTTCTTCCGCTTCCGGTCGCGTTGAAAGAGGTGCTCGAGACCAGGATCGACGCGTACAAGCTGGCCGTGCACAAGATCGAGAGCTTCGGGAAGCACGCCAGAACGCACAAAG CGGACCACGGCGTGCAGGCGGCCTCGCACCAGCGGCAACTTTCGCTCAAGTACAGCGAGATCCAGCAACGGCTGATCGATAATCAGAGCCTGCTGAACACGTTGGAGAAAGTCGGCGACCCGAGCTGCTTAGAAAGTCTGCTGTCGGAGCTGAAGCGCAGGGTCGAGCAGGACAAGGAGGCGCTCAGACAATGGACGGCCTTGAGGAATTCGACGCTCGCAGGGGACACGAAGAACCCGCCGCTGGCCGCAAGGCTGTTGCAGTTCTCCAGGGGATGCGAGCTCGCGCTGCAGCTGATGACGCAGGACACCAATTTGCAG GTATTCCAATTGGACGAGAATCTGGCGGACGACTACGAGGAGGAATCCAGCAGCAGCGCGGGCTATCACACGGACGAGAGCTGCAGCCCGACCCCCGAACCGGTAGTTAGGATCAGCTGCGAGCTTCTCAGGCCCGAGAAGAATTTTTCCAACGCCGTAACTTCCGGCGGCGACGTGACCGCCGAACGACTGGCCGAGAGCTATGCCGCCCTTTACAGCCAGGCCCATTTGCATACCTTGGATGCTCTGGATGCGCTGGAGCCCCTCAAGGATGCGCCCGACTTGAAGGCCAAGATCCTCTACTCGGTGGTCGTG CTCTCCTGGCGGCTGGCGGGCATGATCCAGACCTCGAGATACGTCGAGGCCCTGAAGGTCCTTAGCGGCACCGAGAACGCGGCGCAAACGGTGACGCCGGGCCTGGAGGAATGCGTGAAACGGCAGCTGGCTACTTCCGGCGCGAGAACCGGTTCCCGGGAGGTCGCCGAACAGGTGGTCAGCCAGCTGGAGAGGACGCTGTACGACTTTCCGTGTCTACGGGGATGCGACGAGGTCAAGAGATACGCCGCCGTGTGCTCCAGTTTGGCGTGGGCCTGTTTGGCACGCGCCAAGCCGCTGGTCCTCGACGTGGCCCAGGCCCTGGAGTTCAGGCGACAGGTTCACGTCAGGCACCACGCCTCTCCGAACCCGAACGGCACCAGGATCAAGACGGTCCTGTGGCCGGGGCTCAGGGAAGGCTGCCAGGGTCCTTGTCTCCATCGCGCGATCGTCCTCACGACTTAA